One stretch of Bradyrhizobium canariense DNA includes these proteins:
- a CDS encoding O-antigen ligase family protein: MATVPANPALPVWRNPLAWTKVADIIAVLIALSLPWSTSLVAIFAVAWIVVVVPMIDPRDFAALLKRPICTVPIALFALAAIGTLWSDAPWGVRLYAIGPTVKLLVLPILFYHFERSTRGMWVFTAFLISCSLLMVMSWIVAFDPNLSLKPRAESTFERGIFVKNYIDQSQEFALCAVALAFPVIALFREKRIVPALLLSALAFSFVVNMAFVIVSRTAMVTMPIMLAVFALLHLRWRSIVIIACLLTAFAGLAWVTSPQLRKTVGTFSRDYRLYKEQNVPTSMGLRIEFWEKSLRFFAEAPVFGHGTGSTRGLFEQAAIGKTGAAGEVIGNPHNQTLNVAVQWGAIGIVVLYAMWLLHLLLFRGEGLVAWIGLLVVVQNIFTSLFNSHIFDFHEGWMYVLGVGVAGGTLLKAGSQGVAAEQENSGNS; this comes from the coding sequence ATGGCAACCGTGCCGGCCAACCCCGCGCTGCCGGTTTGGCGCAACCCGCTGGCCTGGACCAAAGTGGCGGATATCATCGCCGTTCTGATCGCGCTCTCGCTGCCGTGGTCGACCTCGCTGGTCGCCATCTTCGCGGTGGCCTGGATCGTCGTCGTGGTGCCGATGATCGATCCGAGGGATTTTGCGGCGCTGCTGAAGCGTCCGATCTGCACCGTCCCGATTGCGCTGTTCGCCCTGGCTGCGATCGGAACCCTATGGTCGGACGCGCCATGGGGCGTGCGGCTTTACGCCATCGGCCCGACCGTGAAACTGCTGGTGCTGCCGATCCTGTTTTATCACTTCGAGCGTTCGACGCGCGGCATGTGGGTATTCACCGCGTTTCTGATCTCCTGCTCGCTGCTGATGGTGATGTCGTGGATCGTAGCGTTCGATCCAAACCTCTCGCTCAAGCCGAGGGCGGAATCCACCTTCGAACGAGGCATCTTCGTCAAGAATTACATCGATCAGAGTCAGGAATTCGCGCTGTGCGCGGTGGCGCTGGCGTTTCCCGTGATCGCGCTGTTCCGCGAAAAGCGGATTGTGCCGGCGCTGCTGTTGAGCGCACTGGCGTTCAGTTTCGTTGTCAACATGGCGTTTGTCATCGTGTCGCGCACGGCGATGGTGACCATGCCGATCATGCTCGCGGTGTTCGCGCTGCTGCATCTGAGATGGCGGAGCATCGTGATCATCGCGTGCCTGCTAACCGCATTCGCGGGGCTGGCCTGGGTAACGTCGCCGCAATTGCGCAAGACCGTCGGGACGTTTTCGAGGGACTATCGGTTATACAAGGAGCAGAACGTCCCGACCTCGATGGGCTTGCGGATCGAGTTCTGGGAGAAGTCGCTGCGATTCTTTGCCGAGGCTCCAGTGTTCGGGCACGGCACCGGCTCGACACGCGGGCTGTTCGAGCAGGCCGCCATCGGCAAGACCGGCGCGGCCGGTGAGGTGATCGGCAATCCGCACAATCAAACGCTCAACGTGGCGGTGCAGTGGGGCGCGATCGGAATTGTCGTGCTGTATGCGATGTGGCTGTTGCATCTGCTGCTGTTCCGCGGCGAAGGACTGGTGGCCTGGATCGGGCTGTTGGTGGTGGTGCAGAATATTTTCACCTCGCTGTTCAATTCTCACATCTTCGATTTTCACGAGGGGTGGATGTATGTCCTCGGCGTCGGCGTCGCCGGGGGAACATTGCTCAAGGCAGGTTCACAGGGTGTGGCCGCGGAACAGGAAAATTCCGGCAATTCATGA
- a CDS encoding SDR family NAD(P)-dependent oxidoreductase, translating to MMRLSNLTSRNALIAAHDAVATAIALFASFYVRFEGGELFYARVPLLLHILPYFIAFTVVVCYVFNLTTTKWRFISLPDALNILRVATALTLALLVLDYIFVAPNVRGAFFAGKITIILFWFLEISFLSALRFAYRYFRYTRVRRHARTDGASPALLIGRAADAEILLRGIESGAVTRLWPVGVLSPSMADRGQSIRNIPVLGGIDDIEDVIRDFARREKPITRVVMTPSAFEPEAHPESVLMRARRLGLIVSRLPSLEGGETPRLTTVAVEDLLLRSSVEIDYARLEALVKGKAVIVTGGGGSIGSEICDRVATFGAARLLVLEHSEPALYAVTEALTGRETGAVIEGRIADIRDRERIMRLMAEFKPDIVFHAAALKHVPILERDWSEGVKTNIFGSVNVADAALAAGAKAMVMISTDKAIEPVSMLGLTKRFAEMYCQALDHDLAAQAGNAPRMRIISVRFGNVLASNGSVVPKFKAQIEAGGPVTVTHPDMVRYFMTIREACDLVLTSATHALTPARADVSVYVLNMGHPVKIVELAERMIRLLGLEPGHDIEIVFTGMRPGERLNEILFANEEPAVEIGVAGVMAAKPNEPPMQMIRKWLGALDQAIANDDRVTIRAILKDAVPEFGSTAA from the coding sequence ATGATGCGTCTTTCAAATCTGACCTCGCGTAACGCGTTGATTGCGGCGCATGACGCTGTGGCGACGGCGATCGCGCTTTTCGCAAGCTTCTATGTGCGCTTTGAGGGCGGCGAACTGTTCTACGCCCGCGTGCCGCTGCTGTTGCACATCCTGCCTTATTTCATCGCGTTTACCGTGGTGGTTTGTTACGTCTTCAACCTGACCACCACGAAATGGCGTTTCATTTCGTTACCGGACGCGTTGAACATCCTGCGCGTCGCCACCGCGCTGACGCTGGCGTTGCTGGTGCTGGATTACATTTTCGTCGCGCCCAACGTTCGCGGCGCGTTCTTTGCCGGCAAGATCACCATCATCCTTTTCTGGTTTCTTGAAATATCCTTCCTGAGCGCGCTGCGTTTTGCGTATCGATATTTCCGCTATACGCGCGTCCGCCGCCACGCCCGCACCGATGGAGCCTCGCCGGCGCTGCTGATCGGCCGGGCCGCCGACGCCGAGATCCTGCTGCGCGGAATCGAAAGCGGCGCCGTCACCCGGCTGTGGCCGGTCGGCGTGTTGTCGCCGTCGATGGCCGATCGCGGCCAGTCGATCCGGAACATTCCGGTACTTGGTGGGATCGACGACATCGAGGACGTGATCCGTGATTTCGCCCGGCGCGAAAAGCCGATCACGCGCGTGGTGATGACGCCATCGGCATTCGAGCCGGAGGCGCATCCCGAATCCGTGCTGATGCGCGCGCGCCGCCTCGGGCTGATCGTCAGCCGTCTTCCATCGCTGGAGGGCGGAGAGACGCCGCGGCTGACCACGGTCGCTGTCGAGGATTTGTTGCTGCGTTCCAGCGTCGAAATCGACTACGCCCGCCTCGAGGCCCTGGTGAAGGGCAAGGCGGTCATCGTCACCGGCGGCGGCGGCTCGATCGGTTCGGAAATCTGCGACCGTGTCGCAACCTTCGGCGCCGCGCGCTTGCTGGTGCTCGAACATTCCGAGCCGGCGCTTTATGCCGTGACCGAGGCGCTGACGGGGCGCGAGACCGGCGCAGTTATCGAGGGCCGGATCGCCGACATTCGCGACCGCGAACGCATCATGCGGCTGATGGCCGAGTTCAAGCCGGACATCGTGTTTCACGCCGCCGCGCTCAAGCATGTGCCGATCCTCGAACGCGACTGGAGCGAAGGCGTCAAGACCAACATTTTCGGATCGGTGAACGTCGCCGACGCGGCGCTGGCGGCGGGCGCCAAGGCGATGGTGATGATCTCGACCGACAAGGCGATCGAGCCGGTCTCCATGCTCGGTCTGACTAAACGATTTGCCGAGATGTATTGCCAGGCGCTTGATCACGATCTTGCGGCGCAGGCCGGCAACGCACCGCGGATGCGCATCATCTCGGTGAGATTCGGCAATGTCTTGGCGTCGAACGGCTCTGTGGTGCCCAAGTTCAAGGCGCAAATCGAGGCCGGCGGACCGGTGACGGTGACGCATCCGGATATGGTCAGATATTTCATGACCATTCGCGAGGCTTGCGATCTCGTGCTGACGTCAGCGACCCATGCGCTGACGCCGGCGCGCGCGGACGTCTCGGTCTACGTGCTCAACATGGGGCATCCCGTCAAGATCGTTGAATTGGCCGAGCGGATGATCCGCCTGTTGGGGCTGGAACCCGGCCATGATATCGAGATCGTGTTCACCGGCATGCGGCCGGGGGAACGGCTGAACGAGATCCTGTTCGCCAATGAGGAGCCGGCCGTCGAGATCGGCGTTGCGGGCGTCATGGCGGCGAAGCCAAACGAGCCGCCGATGCAGATGATCCGGAAATGGCTGGGGGCGCTCGATCAGGCCATTGCCAATGACGACCGGGTTACCATCAGGGCCATTCTGAAGGATGCGGTGCCGGAGTTCGGTTCGACGGCGGCGTAG
- a CDS encoding glycosyltransferase family 4 protein → MPKALMQQTAKIVVVSQHYPPDRSTTAAIMAAIAGHLVSVAPVTVLSGMPGSATQEAVNPGQPAVIEIKNRLPEKAALIRRAIAEIIFTVRVFAALLLRLRKGDVALTVTAPFMLPYAVVAAAKLKRARSALIMHDLFPDVLVMAGLLKPSSMVAKAIRGANALMFRALNAVVIIGRDTEPLLLRYKGLTRDEICFIPNWATLTPALRPVDPDNPYRRPIAARFIVGLSGNLGFTHDPLVVFEAARMLRDDPQIHFLLSGWGIGFERLKEMQSTANLPNVTLVERVPEEKLEAFLCAADVWLIPYRKDLAGVSVPSRFYNLLAIGRPVILVSEANAEAALTVREHSLGWVVEPGNADDLAGAIRLASSSDNSSIGERAAIVAQRFNFADAMTGYAALMQKLLRESR, encoded by the coding sequence ATGCCGAAAGCGTTGATGCAGCAGACTGCCAAAATCGTTGTCGTCAGCCAACATTATCCGCCGGATCGCAGCACCACCGCGGCCATCATGGCGGCGATCGCGGGCCACCTGGTATCGGTGGCGCCGGTCACGGTGCTTTCGGGAATGCCCGGCTCGGCCACGCAAGAGGCCGTGAATCCGGGCCAACCTGCCGTCATCGAAATCAAAAACAGATTGCCGGAAAAGGCCGCGCTGATCCGGCGCGCGATTGCGGAAATAATTTTCACGGTCCGCGTATTCGCTGCACTGTTGCTGCGGCTGCGCAAGGGAGACGTCGCGCTTACCGTCACCGCGCCGTTCATGCTGCCCTATGCGGTGGTTGCCGCCGCCAAACTAAAGCGCGCCCGTTCAGCGCTGATCATGCACGACCTGTTTCCGGACGTGCTTGTCATGGCCGGTCTGCTCAAACCCTCGTCGATGGTTGCGAAAGCCATCCGCGGCGCCAATGCGCTGATGTTTCGCGCGCTGAACGCGGTCGTGATCATCGGGCGCGATACCGAGCCGCTTTTGCTGCGTTACAAGGGGCTGACGCGCGATGAGATCTGCTTTATCCCGAATTGGGCTACGCTTACTCCGGCGTTGCGCCCGGTCGATCCCGATAACCCTTATCGCCGGCCGATCGCGGCGCGCTTCATTGTCGGTCTGTCCGGCAATCTCGGTTTCACGCATGACCCCCTCGTGGTGTTCGAAGCCGCGCGAATGCTGCGGGATGATCCGCAAATCCATTTTCTGCTCTCGGGCTGGGGCATCGGTTTCGAGCGGTTGAAGGAAATGCAATCAACGGCGAACCTTCCGAACGTGACGCTGGTCGAGCGGGTTCCGGAGGAAAAACTCGAAGCGTTTCTGTGCGCGGCGGATGTCTGGCTGATTCCTTATCGCAAGGATCTCGCCGGCGTGTCCGTTCCCAGCCGGTTCTATAATCTTCTCGCGATCGGGCGGCCGGTCATTCTCGTGTCCGAAGCGAATGCCGAGGCGGCGCTGACGGTCAGGGAGCATAGCCTCGGTTGGGTGGTCGAGCCGGGTAATGCTGACGATCTCGCCGGCGCGATCCGCCTTGCGTCTTCATCCGACAATTCATCGATCGGCGAGCGTGCGGCCATTGTCGCGCAGCGCTTCAACTTTGCCGACGCCATGACCGGCTACGCCGCGCTGATGCAAAAATTGTTGCGGGAAAGCCGATAG
- a CDS encoding MraY family glycosyltransferase, whose product MTDSKFFLALVALLAAALLSAALTWAIRPMLLRHALARPNARSSHRIPTPQGGGIAVIAATLLVAGAVMAWAGAADLKIPVAAFAATLFIAIVGFADDVKSIDVLPRLLLQAAAVAVIIFMASGDFRIVPACPLWIERGLLLLAGIWFVNLVNFMDGLDWMTVAEVVPITSALLLLGWLSEFPASATLVAATLCGAMLGFAPFNRPVAKVFLGDVGSLPIGLLLGWCLVQLAHEGHFAAALLLPMYYLADATVTLLRRMARREPFWAAHRSHFYQRATDNGFTVWRVVSEVFALNILLAALAIGSVAAPSASVGIALLVAGGAATAFVMYRFSQPRSA is encoded by the coding sequence ATGACTGATTCCAAATTCTTCCTGGCGCTGGTTGCCCTGCTCGCCGCGGCGCTGCTTTCGGCCGCCCTGACCTGGGCGATCCGGCCGATGCTGTTGCGGCATGCGCTCGCGCGGCCGAATGCGCGGTCTTCGCATCGCATTCCCACCCCTCAAGGCGGAGGCATCGCGGTGATCGCTGCGACGCTGCTGGTCGCCGGAGCGGTCATGGCTTGGGCCGGCGCCGCCGACTTGAAAATCCCGGTCGCGGCCTTCGCCGCCACGCTGTTCATTGCAATCGTAGGCTTCGCCGACGACGTCAAATCCATCGACGTGTTGCCGCGGCTGTTGCTGCAGGCTGCGGCCGTCGCCGTGATCATCTTCATGGCATCAGGCGATTTCCGGATTGTCCCAGCCTGCCCGCTTTGGATCGAACGCGGCCTGCTTTTGCTTGCAGGGATCTGGTTCGTCAATCTCGTCAACTTCATGGATGGACTCGACTGGATGACCGTCGCTGAGGTCGTCCCGATTACATCGGCGCTGCTGCTCCTCGGCTGGCTCAGCGAATTTCCGGCCTCGGCAACCCTTGTGGCCGCGACGCTATGCGGCGCCATGCTTGGATTTGCGCCGTTCAACCGCCCCGTCGCGAAAGTCTTTCTCGGCGATGTCGGCAGCTTGCCGATCGGTCTATTGTTGGGCTGGTGCCTGGTGCAGCTCGCCCATGAGGGGCACTTCGCCGCCGCGCTGCTGCTGCCGATGTATTATCTGGCGGACGCCACCGTGACCTTGTTGCGCCGGATGGCAAGGCGCGAGCCATTTTGGGCGGCGCATCGCTCGCATTTTTATCAGCGCGCGACCGACAATGGTTTCACGGTGTGGCGCGTGGTCAGCGAAGTGTTCGCGCTCAACATCCTGCTGGCGGCACTGGCGATCGGGTCGGTCGCGGCGCCATCGGCCTCGGTCGGAATCGCGCTGCTTGTCGCCGGCGGCGCTGCGACGGCGTTCGTGATGTACAGATTTTCGCAACCGCGTTCTGCGTGA
- a CDS encoding lysylphosphatidylglycerol synthase transmembrane domain-containing protein, whose translation MRRILFSTIKILISAALLYFSLRKVNLSELASRLDIASLGWIGLAIAATFLQIYVGVLRWCEISAECRAPLATKQAMRFNLIGTFFNQTLPSSIGGDAVRLWLVARGGAGWRAATYSIFVDRAIGLITLAIIIVATLPWSYNLITDPRGRSALLFVDFAALACGLGFLGLGWLRWPWLERLWGMHHLHACSVIANRVIFSRAHGPAIAVQSVLVHVLAAVIAWCVEQSIAAPVTFAQTFQLIPPVMMITMLPISIAGWGVREATMGLAFGYAGLMTNEGVNVSLLFGAVSFIVGAFGGLVWIFSAEKAAQGAKPIEIPE comes from the coding sequence ATGCGCCGGATTCTGTTTTCGACGATCAAGATTTTGATCTCCGCGGCGCTGCTTTATTTCTCGCTGCGCAAGGTCAATCTGTCGGAGCTTGCGTCACGCCTCGATATTGCGAGCCTGGGCTGGATCGGTCTCGCGATAGCCGCGACCTTCCTGCAGATTTATGTTGGCGTATTGCGGTGGTGCGAGATCAGCGCCGAGTGCCGCGCGCCACTGGCGACCAAGCAGGCGATGCGTTTCAATCTGATCGGGACGTTCTTCAACCAGACGCTGCCATCCTCGATCGGCGGCGACGCGGTGCGACTCTGGCTGGTCGCGCGTGGCGGCGCCGGATGGCGCGCGGCGACCTATTCCATCTTCGTCGACCGGGCTATCGGCCTCATCACGCTTGCCATCATCATCGTCGCCACCCTGCCGTGGAGCTACAATCTCATCACCGATCCCCGAGGTCGGTCAGCGCTCTTGTTCGTCGATTTCGCGGCACTTGCGTGTGGGCTTGGATTTCTGGGTCTCGGCTGGTTGCGGTGGCCCTGGCTCGAGCGTCTGTGGGGAATGCACCATCTCCACGCCTGCTCGGTGATCGCGAACCGCGTCATCTTCAGCCGCGCGCACGGACCGGCCATCGCCGTGCAGTCGGTCCTTGTTCACGTTCTCGCCGCCGTGATTGCCTGGTGTGTGGAGCAATCGATTGCCGCACCGGTAACGTTTGCTCAAACGTTTCAGCTGATTCCGCCGGTCATGATGATCACGATGCTGCCGATTTCGATCGCCGGCTGGGGCGTCCGCGAGGCCACGATGGGTCTTGCGTTCGGGTATGCCGGACTGATGACGAATGAGGGCGTCAACGTTTCGCTGCTGTTCGGTGCGGTATCCTTCATCGTCGGCGCATTCGGTGGCCTGGTGTGGATTTTCAGCGCCGAGAAGGCAGCCCAGGGCGCCAAGCCGATCGAGATTCCCGAATAA